gatTCCAGACACAATGTGTCATATGTTTTGACTAAATGACATCAACTAGTTGAATTTTTTGCAACACATTTAGTTACTCAGTAACACAGTCACTCAATAAAGAGTTACTTTTAGAAGCAGAAATCCAGTGACACAGTTACTCCATGACCATGTATTAATTGACATAGTAACTAAGTGAAACAGTTACTCAATGAAAGGTTACTTAGTGACATTGTAACTCAATGACAAtttactcagtgacacagttactcagtgacatGTTTACAATGTTACTCAGTAACTCAATGACACAGTTACTAAGTGGCACAGTTACTCATTCACTTGACAAAACAGTTACTCATTGACACAGTTACTCAGGGAGACCGTTACTCAGTGACAGTTACTCAGTGACGCAGTTCTTCAGATACACAGTTACTAAGTGACATACGAACTCAAGTGACCCAGGTACTCAGTAAAACAGTAACCCAATGATGCAGTTACTAAatgacacagttactcagtgaaACCGTTACCCACtgacagttactcagtgacacaaAGTTACAAACTCATTCGGCAAAACATTaactcagtgacacagttactcaggAAAATGTTACTCAGTGACAGTTTCTTGGTTACACATTTACTTAGTTACACAGCAACTCAGTGACACACTTACTTAGTCACTAAGTGACAAAGTTACTCAAACACACAATTACTTAGTGACACAGGTTATCAGtacagttactcagtgacacgGTTACTCAATTACACATTAACTCAGTGACCCAGGTACTCAGTTACAAAattactcagtgacacagttactcaatTACTCTGGAAAACAAATACTCAGTGACACATTTACTCAGGGAGAATGTTACTGAGTGACAGTTTCTCAGTGACACAGTTTCTCAATGACAAAGTTACTCAGTGACCCAGTTAttcagtgacacagttactcagtgacacaaTTACTCAGTGACATATTAACTCGGTGACACATGTACTCGATGTCACAGTAACTCAGTGACAAGTTACTCAGTAACACAGTCACTCATTTAAGATTTACTTTTAGAGGCAGAAACCCGATGACACAGTTACTCCATGACCATGTATTAATTGACATAGTAACTGAGTGACACTTTTACTCAATGAAAGGTTACTCAGTGGCATTGTAACTCAGTGAAAATGTACgcagtgacacagttactcagtgacatGGTTACACAGagacacagttactcagtgaatcaatgacacagttactcagtggCAAAGTTACTAAGCGGCAAAGGTACTCATTCATTTGACAAAGTTTTTTAGTGACCCAGTTACTCAGTGACACTGTAAGGCAGTGACATAGTTACTCAATGACAAATTTACTCAGTGAAATAATTACTCTATGATACAGTTATTCAATGATACATTTACTCAGTGACACTGTTACTCAGCGACTTAGTTACTTGGCAAAacagtgacacagttactcagtgagGCTGTTACTCAGTAACTCTGTGACATAATTACTGGGTGATATTAATCAGACCACAGACTTCTGAAAAGTCCACATTTCTAACAATTCAtgcttttttgtttcaaagaattaATGAACACAATGAATGGTTGATCTGTTTTAATTGGATTCCTCTTACAAACTCCTACAAGGGTGTTCATATGCTTCCATTGAAAATAAGGGTATCGCGTTTAAACGatggcgtttcgtgttttgctcaaaaacgtttacaaaaacagtaaacgttgAAACGACAGTCAATGTCAACAGAATCCATTTTAGTTAATTACATTACGATGTTGCAAAACTCATTAaaagctgctgaaaaagactcgtatttgtatcacgtgcgccagatggcccttattcacagtaccgtagacataacaatacacctgtacgacctagacgtcttgaatatttaacccGCATCGGCACGAAGTGCTCGGGAAAAGTTTCCCGCTATTTTTTGCATGATCATGCCCCTAATCGTCTTGAACATTCAACGCGCGTCGGCATGAAGTGCATGAGGAAAATTTCCCGCCGTTTATTCAtcggcattcatttttaatttaatgaacagatactcgttttgatgtacatctggttaagtaaaacaataaaaaaaattaacaccggtgtactcttattgaagatatgtgggttaaatattaagtcatctttgttacaaaatataacggcataAAAGTAAAAAACGCGTAACCCAATGGTTAGTCAAcgacgagaacagttggttttaatatgaagTCATTGTGCGAATgggttatgaactaaatataacttccggaaataatcactactttcagtttggaaatgtgatggcactgatgcttttaaaacggacgtatggataccgtttaaacggtatcgtTTCGTttttttcatttcgtttaaacgtttagaaaaatctgtaaacgtgatacccttaattGAAAAGGCTATTTGGCTTTTCATCACATGTTATGGAAAATTAAGGAagtcaacaagagctgtctccatcggaagacctatgcccccgaaaaacgattttttcgaaacctaaacgcggacccttagttcaaggtcaaggccaaaggggtcaaaatgtttgtgcctatggaaaggcattgtccatatataCATATGGATACCAAATTTGAAGGTtgcatctgaagcgacatagaagttttgcgcatttttggaaacctaaacgcaaaagtgtgacggaaggacagacagacggacggacagtgcgatcactatatgccctccttcggggacataaaaaattgCTAAATAATTTGAACAGTTCAGAAACAAATGATGCATATGTTTTCATACAACACATAGACAAATTTTGTTTGCTTCCCAAACATCTATAATATGAGGCATCCTTGTGCACAATCTGGTGATGACTTTGGACTTGTACTGGAAGACATACCATATTGAATGAATCGCTAGTCATTGATGTAGATCAACCATCACACATTTGAGGGCCACAGTCAAAACTGGCACTGATTGTATGTATTATCATTATTCATTAACAGTTTGTGAAAAAACTTAATAATCTTTAGAATTCTCCTTTAGTGATGATCATACTCACGACCTTCCAGTCTCAAGGCGGACAAAGTATTTAACCAATCAAAGTTTACCAATGAAGGATTTAGTAAGATTAATATGGGTTTTATGTTAGTAGGCTAACATGTTTTCATCAACCAAAACCCAAAGGGAGAGGACTCTTGGATGAGAACATATAGATTAGCTGtactctgggaaaactaggcttaattcaGGTGCTTTAAtcgtcatctcagataagcctgtgcagtccgcacaggctgatccggGACAACTCTATCCCctttcatgtttttctttttgtttacaCGTAGTCTTGCCTTAAAGATAATCCAGGACAACTCTATCccctttcatgttgtttttttgttttcacgAAGTCTTTCCTTAAAGATAgtccagtgtaggcagaaagtgtcgtctcttgtAAGCCTGAGGACActtcgcaaatgcattaaaccctattttcctTGAGCGTGTCTAATTTCTGTCtgcttgtttttgtttgaagaaaatgctaatttaagaaattcagcagacgtcattttagcagacgataaatttcccagcatgcaaagggttaaccaactcacacttttcctggtTTTAGCTGGTTTACCATTACAAGGTGTGTGTAAGTTTGTTAGTAACTTACAATTGCcctgaaaatatgttttacatgaagatgtttaacaaaaaagtacacacacttttgtttttgtaacatgacttttatttcaaatgaaattacATATTCTAAACATACAAATACACAAACAGACAATCCCTTATCAACTCTATACATACTACTACAGCTTATTACAGATGCAACTCATTCAGTTTTTCTTTAAGTATTTCATAGCAATGTAAAAGTTACACAAAATGTACACTGAAATTACTTCTGTTATGTATAAACAGATaatgaaatgtaaattgatatcaTGTATACTATAAGCAAAAAAATTAACTCTATGTGTAAAAGAAGTCTTGATGACAATAATATGAGCCACGTtctatgaaaacggggcttaaagcatgtgctccaagtgtcctcccagatgagCAATAGCAGTCTGCATAAACtgaccagggacgacacttttctcctttactggatttttgttacaagagaattcctttaaacaaacaattctgtacagccaaaaaagtagtccctgataagcctgtgcagattaatctgggatgacaattatttacaaacatgcataaagcctggtttCCCAAGAGCGCGTCTCAACTTATCTGGAATGATaattatttaccaacatgcataaagcctgatTTCCCAAGAGCGCGTTTCATATAATCATTACATTAATCAGCAAAAATTGTAAGATATTCTCTAATAATTGCCATACCACCATGACTGTACATTGtacaataatatgtttaaaagcGATGCAACCAATGTACTGACAATATCACCATTCACTAGAATACaagtttaaacattatacattcaATTGGGcccgatttgtcattgtcggctcgggtactaaaaattacatgtaccccgggtactctgaagtatacttacatgtaccccgggtaaatATACTATAACGTACCCGGgcattttaacgctaaatcggtcgttgtcggctatttgttttaattttgttcacagttatgtcaattttctgttaaatggcctctatattatcgaaactcatactcaaaaagcatgttgatgcaggattttttttaaagagaaatttgttaaaagaaataaacaatatcgttttacggtaaaaGGTGACGCGTTTTATAACGTCGGAATTTGGGCGGgaaaacaactcgggtacagtctaaaatcgaccgggtacgttcaagtatatttaccgtacctggggtacatgtaagtatactttagagtacccggggtacaggtaagtagtacccgagccgacaatgactaatCGAGCTTCACTTGGCTAAAAGATGTATACAAACATCAAATGGTTACAATGTTATATCTTTAGATATTGAATATGTTATAAGCATTTTCCATTTAGAAAGCAATTATAAGTACCATATAAGTTTTCCAGATTGTCTGCACAGGTCCAATTTGAATAGTTATGCACCAACACAaagacaattaattaaaaattttcAATCCATCCATATGTGTTCcattttaatgcattattataCGGGAAAATAATTGCATCTTTATATAAGTATATGATTAAGTACACAATGTTTAGCACTGAAGAGAATGAAAAATGTATAACAAGCCTTCTTTCGTACAATAATAAATGCGTTGCAAAAACATGTAAAACTGATATTTCCATTTTCTGTCTTGGTCAAGATGctctttaaaaaagtaaatttggtaatcgatttgataaaattaaaataaaacatatttacaaaaacatatattactACAGAAAAGCAAGGCTTTGATAGTATTGCAAGCGAAACAGAAGTCACATACCGATGGAAACCCAAATCACTTTAAGGTCGTCCACTTTTCATAATGCCTGTTATATATGTTCACttgacatatttttataaaaaatcagACTTCGATTCGTCTCAGCATTTAAACGATTTGTTTAACATCATTCCAGACGTTTGACCTCTGAAATTTTTTTGTGCATAAACCTTTTATTGCTATTTAAGTGTAAAATAACTCcattgttattgtttatgttcATTTCGAAAATGCCAGTATTTTGGTGAAATTAAATTTGGAGAAAAAGTCACCGAACTATTTTAGACATTTTATGTCTGCAGAAATAAAGTGTCAAACATAATCCTTACGTCACTTTTGAATACAGTTTACATGTGCTTTTGGTTTTgtaactaaatattaaatattaaattatattagcATTGCCTAATATAtcaattttcaataaatttgCACGAAAGTTTGAACGTTATTATACCAAAcaattaatatgtttgtaaactgCTTCTATGGTTAATATGTTGTGTCTAATGATTCTATAGTATATCCTATGATTGACATGTTTATCGGGCAACATATcgcattaaataattataaatgcacCAGGAACCCAGCAAAGCTGTTCCACTGATACGGCTCATTATGGTTAAGGTCACCCGAATATAGAGACCGCACCCAGACCTTTTCCCCCATCGCAACTTTAGCGAAGGCCTGCATGCTGACACAGACATACGAATCTTTTTCGTAGTGATTTGATCTCTGCAACGGTTTCCCTTCATGTGTAATTTCAAGGTAAATACCCACAGCTACATAAGGACAGTACTGCACTGTGAACATGTACACTCCAGCTACAGACGCCGTAAAGTGTCCAGTGGTAGGGTCATATCCTCGACCTTCGTTAACCAGAACGGTCTTGAACACAACAACCTGGTTGCCAGTGAGTGTGTGTTTAGCCTCAATATGAAGTCGAGCGTGGAAAATCACCAGAGGCACGACAATTTGTTCTGAAAATATAAACATGtgttattgaataatatatcATGTGCTATGTGCGCGTTAATTTCTTTGTGCTGACGATAATGCgagtgtgtgtgcgcgtgcgtgcgtgcgagtgcgcgtgtgtgtgtgtgggtgcgtgtgtgtgcgtgcgtgtgtgcatgCGGGCGTGTGCTTGTGTGTATGTGtatgcgcgcgcgtgtgtgtgtgtgtgcgagcGTACGTGCGTGTtcgtgcgtgcgcgtgtgtgtgtgtatgtgtgtgtgtgtgtgtgtgtgtgtgtgtgtgtgtgtgtgtgtgtgtgtgtgtgtgtgtgtgtgtgtgtgtgtgtgtgtgtgtgtgtgtgtgtgtgtgtgtgtgtgtgtgtgtgtgtgtgtgtgtgtgtgtgtgtgtgaaatgAAAAATGAAGGGAACACGTTTGTGTTTAATTTTGAGATTGTTTCGCACACAGTACTGCAAAGTACACAAAATTGAATGtaattataaaaatcaaatcattcatttgttatttcaatGTATTCGTGATAACTGCAGTTGAATCAGTTTAAATTATTTTCGCTACCCTTTAAGGCTACTATACATCAAAAACAATAGTTTTATTAGCTCATGTTAATTACGTATTTAGAGTGTGTCTATATGTATATGTTTCGGATAGTTAATGGTAATAAGAGTGAACATAAGTCACATGAGAGATATGTTCGGTCGAAAGTGTCACGATTATCAACGGGTATTGTACAATGGTTAGACCGTAAATAAATCTCCAGTAGGATGTTGTGAACGTCGTTTTTATAAACgttttatggcacaacttgaatGCTTTCATTTAATTTCGCAGCTGGTAGGCTCGTTTGTAAACGCTCTAGGCGCTACGAGCAATCCCGACACTTGCAAATGCTCTCATCTGGACGTGAATTCACATTAAGCAAATTATAACTATTTCCGTAAACGTCCATGCGTTGAACGTTTAGCAAATGCTAAACTCGTCCTTCATCGAATTTATTCTGCTATTCGTATACAGACGAGCGAGGAAAATTTTCATTAACATAATCATTTTAGTTTTACAATCTTTACTTAAAGcgggattatacgattttgtatatgtgtaaaattattatatattgataaaatatgttacaataacacaaaataggcaagaaaaattatacattgaagacgaatttcataaaatgctgctaagacaaattagcgccccaagccgattgtgacgaagatatttcgtatatattttcttacaataaccaaagcattcgtctttttagtaagtattcgtgtgtcgtatgattagatatcgttgcaggaatttaaaatgaaccgttaaactaaatttagattcacatcgtacatgcatgatttacatgctggcgaattcgactgtacagacattttcgatttcagaattagaaatctggcttatttagcatttttcgacacatgttcttcttaacttttattttaatttatattgaaatgtatgtttaataagttttttacacagtcatgttatattaattaataaatacttgatacaatcgtataatctcgctttaataacaTACTATTATTTAAAAGAATGTGCGTTAcactagtttttttttataaatattatagaaaGACTTGTAGAATATTACTAATTTTATAATAACAGCAATTGCTTCGAGTTATATAACtgtataataattttaacaaagcaATATCAACCCACCTTAAATCATAACAAGTTTTATTCGTAACTAGTTTTGAAAGCATGAACGCATTTATCGTTCAATGAAATGGCTAACGTAATATTAATGTAAACATGTCAGGCGAAATAATGTCAATAGTTGAACAAACGAAAAGCATTACCTTTCATTGCCTCGAGTTCTTTCTCTGTCTTTGCTACGAGAACCTGCACATTTGTTTTCATTTCGGAAATAGTTTCAGATACATTTGTGATCCCGGAGTTGATGGAATTGTTAAGCCTTTCGTCCATCTCCTTCTTCTTAATTTCCAGTGCAGTCATTGCGTGGTTTAGCTTCACATTCTCCCCTTGTATCGCTTTTAAAGTGTCCTCAACTTTCGCGTGTGTTTCACTTATTTTGTCCAGGGTGTTTTTCAGTGCCAGTTCATTGCTTAGCACTCGTTCGAGAAGGCTTACTTCGTAGTCATACTTGGAACACACGGGACAGGAAGGCTCTGCAGCAAGGGGTGTCCCTAATAAAACCATCAATACGAGCCAGCGCCACATTTTAACTGTTCAATGTTAACGAGTTGAATGTTACTAGAAAAATGGTTCCGAACGTCTTTGCTGAAACAATAAATCGAAATGGAATTTATATCTCTTCTGCGTCGTATTATAGCACTGTCATGCTAAAGTACTTCAGCATATATTCAATCAATCAAGTCATCCAAAAATAGTTCTCTTTAGATGTTGAAGAACACTTGTCtgttcattttatgttttgagcTATTACTTATGTAAAAAACGGGCTTGATTGCTATTTAATAGTCAGGTCAAGGAGGTAGTGTATTGCCACTTGGTTTCAAAAGCAATACATACGTTAGCggatttgttgtttgtttatgttcAACGAAAGGCATACTTATGTAAATCTTTGATGGTGGGAAGtacttaacatttttatttataagcATACGTCTTAGATGTGGATAAGTATTAAATAATCCAGTTTGAGAGATTTCTAAGAGTCACTTTATTACTTTCTCATATGTTCGGCGTTCGGGGTCATTGCTGTTCCTGGGAATCGTTGAGCTTATCGTCTGtggttgttgttttgtttctttgatgaTGAGTTTTATGGAAAAGTATAAGTATTTGAATATAAGTGTACTAACATCTCAAGAGACATATCTCAAAGAGGTTGAGAGGTTCAGAATAGTTTATTCAAAAACAACACTTACACCACAAGGATTGTAATATGTACTCCAAAAGGCATACATCTATGGGAACTCGAcaattagttttgatttaaagTACGATCATACTTTCATCTCTTAAGCTTATGTTAATTTTCCAATATACAACACTGGGTGTTGCTGGGGATACTATACATGGTTTGTTGACCTCAAAGAATAAAGAAATCTTAGGATTGTTTACACAGTGTAGCTCAACTTTTATTTCGCACCGACGCTAAATGTCGCACTTGACTTTAAATGTCGCGAGGCTGAAGTAAAATTCCGTACGCCGGAAGCTGGGGTTGGACCCGCCTTGGTGGTGAGCGCGTATAGTAACCACTGAGCTAACTAATAATGGCTGACAGCGTGTTATAGCGTCATAACGACTGTCGACGCTTCATAATTACTGACAACGCCTGATAATAACTGACCTCGTCTGATAGCGACTGATCACGCCTTATAATGACTGAAACCCGCTTTATTATGACTTACCACACTTCAATAAGTAATTGGTAatagttgttgatttattttcaaacaaggttATGTTTTTAATGGTACGGACTATCGCTGTTTGATCCTGTAATGAATGCTATCAAACAGTTCTGCATTATCAAGACACGTATAAAATATAGTTAAGAAAcataaagacccgcgtcatgcaaaaatgcgTCTGTGATTGAATCCtgatcgccttggtgagaagcgcgtgtaccaataACTGCGCTTAAAGGACATGCATATGCTGAGCcttgttttcacagagcgaagcTCGATTTTTTTCTCTTTCAAATGCATTGTGCTGATGCAGAACTTAATTTATGATTGGCATTTCGTGACAGGTAAGATATACCTATATCAGGGTCGTGTTATGGAAAAAAcgtgcttaatgcatatgcacagttttaatgcacatgcaaatcttggacgacacttagcgcacatgcatttagaccgaTTATTCCATAACGCGATTCATATATTGTGCAGGTGATTCTCGAAAAGCGAAATAGGTTCGCCAAACGGTTTCCATGTGTGAATCTTGGCCTAATTTTCTACAGTGCGGCCGTTAGTTATGGACGAAATTATCAGTGTGAACTTTGAAACAGCAACCGacattgtttgatgttaaaatcGTTGATAATACACTGATCGATACACTGGACGAACATTTTCGgtacactctggga
The DNA window shown above is from Dreissena polymorpha isolate Duluth1 unplaced genomic scaffold, UMN_Dpol_1.0 chrUn001, whole genome shotgun sequence and carries:
- the LOC127863145 gene encoding uncharacterized protein LOC127863145; its protein translation is MWRWLVLMVLLGTPLAAEPSCPVCSKYDYEVSLLERVLSNELALKNTLDKISETHAKVEDTLKAIQGENVKLNHAMTALEIKKKEMDERLNNSINSGITNVSETISEMKTNVQVLVAKTEKELEAMKEQIVVPLVIFHARLHIEAKHTLTGNQVVVFKTVLVNEGRGYDPTTGHFTASVAGVYMFTVQYCPYVAVGIYLEITHEGKPLQRSNHYEKDSYVCVSMQAFAKVAMGEKVWVRSLYSGDLNHNEPYQWNSFAGFLVHL